One Acutalibacter muris DNA window includes the following coding sequences:
- a CDS encoding DUF2000 domain-containing protein: protein MDLQNEKCVMVIDESLPLGLIANTAAIMGITLGKQMPEVVGADVTDQSGNKHLGIIEFPVPILRGSAEDIKAIREKLYQPEFMDLTIVDFSDLAQGCKTYNEFIEKMGGVPESGLRYFGVAVCGTKKKVNKLTGSLPLLR from the coding sequence ATGGACTTGCAAAATGAAAAATGCGTGATGGTGATCGATGAGAGCCTGCCGCTGGGCTTGATTGCAAACACGGCGGCCATCATGGGTATCACCCTTGGAAAGCAAATGCCGGAGGTGGTGGGCGCTGACGTCACCGACCAGAGCGGAAACAAACATCTTGGCATTATCGAGTTTCCAGTACCAATACTGCGTGGGTCAGCCGAGGATATTAAGGCGATAAGAGAAAAGCTTTATCAGCCCGAGTTTATGGATTTGACGATAGTGGACTTTTCCGATCTGGCCCAGGGCTGCAAAACATACAATGAGTTTATTGAGAAGATGGGTGGTGTGCCTGAAAGCGGCCTGCGGTATTTTGGCGTGGCCGTTTGCGGGACAAAGAAAAAAGTCAATAAGCTGACCGGCAGTCTGCCGCTTTTGCGATAA
- a CDS encoding helix-turn-helix domain-containing protein → MKKEVRTVVYDDDLHMEAYRFEGLAQPFPNHFHEYYVIGFVEKGERALSCKNREYTIRKGNILLFNPGDNHACVQSDEGALDYRSLNITKEVMLDLAEEVTGRRELPGFFPSVISDEETARCLRTLHESVMNDDRGFGKEENLLLLISRLVQQYGESFGAYVPECREEIEKACAFMEQHYAGRIYLTEICRYVGLSKSTLLRAFTKSKGVTPYSYLENVRIGRAKKLLEQGVPPVEAALQAGFSDQSHFTNYFSRFIGLTPGAYQEIFSR, encoded by the coding sequence ATGAAAAAGGAAGTGCGCACGGTAGTCTATGACGATGACCTGCACATGGAAGCGTACCGCTTTGAAGGTCTGGCCCAGCCCTTCCCCAACCACTTTCACGAATACTATGTGATTGGCTTTGTTGAAAAGGGTGAAAGGGCGCTGTCCTGTAAGAATCGGGAATACACCATCCGAAAGGGTAATATCCTGCTGTTCAACCCGGGAGATAATCACGCCTGTGTGCAGAGCGACGAGGGGGCCCTGGACTACCGCAGCCTCAACATCACCAAAGAGGTCATGCTGGACTTGGCCGAGGAAGTCACCGGCAGGCGGGAATTGCCCGGATTTTTCCCAAGTGTAATTTCTGACGAGGAAACCGCCCGCTGTCTGCGCACACTTCATGAATCGGTGATGAATGATGACAGGGGGTTTGGGAAAGAGGAGAATCTCCTGCTGCTGATTTCCCGGCTGGTCCAGCAGTACGGCGAGTCCTTTGGAGCCTATGTTCCCGAGTGCCGGGAGGAAATTGAGAAAGCCTGTGCTTTCATGGAACAGCACTATGCCGGACGAATTTATCTCACTGAGATCTGCCGTTATGTGGGCCTTAGCAAGTCCACGCTATTGCGGGCATTTACCAAATCAAAGGGCGTAACCCCGTACAGCTATTTGGAAAACGTCCGCATCGGCAGGGCAAAAAAGCTGCTGGAACAGGGTGTTCCTCCCGTAGAGGCGGCGCTGCAGGCCGGCTTCTCTGACCAGAGCCACTTCACCAATTATTTCAGCCGATTCATCGGGCTAACGCCGGGAGCGTACCAGGAAATTTTCAGCAGATAG
- a CDS encoding ABC transporter ATP-binding protein: MPTLELKNVSYAYEKGKAVLQNVSGPLETGKMYAILGPSGSGKTTLLSLLGGLDVPTQGSVLFDSEDITAKGLEHHRRNHISLIFQSYNLIDYMTPVENVRLTAKLDAAPILERLGLERDEITRNVLKLSGGQQQRVAIARALASDAPVILADEPTGNLDADTAEEITAILKESAHAFGKCVVVVTHDREVAKQADVVLEIKLGHLKEREYK; the protein is encoded by the coding sequence ATGCCTACACTGGAATTGAAAAATGTTTCTTACGCCTATGAAAAAGGCAAGGCGGTTTTGCAGAACGTCAGCGGGCCGCTGGAAACCGGGAAAATGTACGCCATCCTCGGCCCGTCCGGGTCTGGCAAGACCACGTTACTGTCCCTGCTGGGTGGGCTGGATGTGCCGACACAGGGCAGCGTCCTGTTTGACAGCGAGGACATTACGGCAAAAGGACTGGAACACCACCGCAGGAACCATATCTCGCTGATATTCCAAAGCTATAATCTGATTGACTACATGACCCCCGTTGAAAATGTGCGGCTTACTGCCAAGCTGGATGCCGCCCCCATTCTGGAACGACTGGGGCTGGAGCGGGACGAGATCACCCGGAATGTACTGAAACTGTCCGGCGGACAACAGCAGCGGGTGGCGATTGCGCGGGCGCTGGCTTCCGATGCCCCGGTCATTCTAGCAGATGAGCCGACCGGGAACCTGGATGCCGACACCGCCGAGGAAATCACGGCGATTTTGAAGGAGAGCGCCCATGCGTTCGGGAAGTGCGTGGTGGTCGTGACCCACGACCGCGAGGTGGCAAAGCAGGCGGATGTGGTGCTGGAAATCAAACTTGGACATTTGAAAGAGAGGGAATATAAATGA
- a CDS encoding helix-turn-helix domain-containing protein: MNLYAIIKTPIIAIMVIESEPTVQNEAEIFGAVLKSARLKAGLTVEALAERVGVTDRYIYRLENNGKTPGYAVLCRLIRELAISPDLLFYPEKPSQDSEVDTLIRKLATCDERAIKVARATIQSLIDTAP; encoded by the coding sequence TTGAACCTATATGCCATTATCAAAACTCCCATAATCGCTATAATGGTTATAGAAAGTGAACCCACAGTGCAGAATGAAGCTGAAATATTTGGCGCGGTACTGAAAAGCGCCCGGCTAAAAGCTGGGCTTACGGTAGAAGCCCTGGCAGAAAGGGTTGGCGTTACGGATAGGTACATATACCGGCTTGAGAACAACGGCAAAACGCCGGGGTATGCCGTCTTGTGCAGGCTGATTCGAGAGTTGGCCATATCGCCGGACTTGCTTTTCTATCCGGAGAAGCCATCGCAAGATTCTGAGGTGGACACCTTGATTCGCAAGCTGGCTACCTGTGACGAGCGGGCCATTAAGGTGGCCAGAGCTACTATTCAATCCTTGATTGACACCGCACCATAG
- a CDS encoding cupin domain-containing protein, with the protein MEEHIFVLRGTLRLVLGDKTVDVGEKQAVRFRADIPHSYQNLGKCGCAVYNTIFYPHH; encoded by the coding sequence GTGGAGGAACACATTTTTGTTTTGCGCGGGACACTTCGGCTTGTCCTGGGCGATAAAACCGTGGATGTCGGTGAGAAGCAGGCTGTCCGGTTCCGCGCAGATATTCCACACTCCTACCAGAATTTGGGCAAGTGCGGGTGCGCGGTTTATAACACGATTTTCTATCCCCATCACTAA
- a CDS encoding response regulator, producing the protein MATILIVEDDRKTNEAICEYLKPAGHTLIPAYDGEEAFRLFGVNSIDLVVLDIMLPKISGLSVLQKIRSESAVPVLMLTAVGDEHTQVKSFDQQADDYMTKPFSMVLLGRRITALLRRSGQSPQLQKMSFGNVTVDFSGYTASDESGKIDIMPKEIDLLRLLVEHKGLVLTRSQILDDLWGVDCPITDRTVDTYIKNLLISLVCSLLFSKAVTDPIKKISTSTEKMMKLDRVASCPVCSKDEIGTLAQNVNALYSNLLSTIEHLEQEKENVQEMERAKVDFLRAASHELKTPVTALNATLENMILGVGKYQDYAIYLPECKEMVEQLSGMIQEILETSRLNLAGESPAKVDLSELLTELCEPYRLIAAAHQVTFTLDLPEQSPAKLPVGPFSKAVSNIVANAVAYTEAGKDVSVYMDGERLIIENECEPIPDCEIHRLFEPFYRPDFSRSREDGGNGLGLYIVDTLLKSMDIPYSFKPLEMPAGMRFTIYGLFTSRTKNEDILQASPPLC; encoded by the coding sequence ATGGCAACCATACTCATAGTCGAGGACGACCGCAAGACCAATGAGGCAATCTGTGAATACCTCAAGCCTGCCGGCCATACCCTTATTCCCGCCTACGATGGCGAAGAAGCCTTCCGGCTTTTCGGTGTGAACAGCATTGATCTCGTGGTACTGGACATCATGCTCCCGAAAATTAGCGGGCTGTCAGTCCTGCAAAAAATACGGAGTGAAAGCGCCGTACCTGTTCTCATGCTCACCGCCGTCGGGGACGAACACACCCAAGTCAAGAGCTTCGACCAGCAGGCTGACGATTATATGACAAAGCCCTTCTCAATGGTGCTGTTAGGTCGGCGTATCACCGCACTCCTTCGTCGGAGCGGGCAAAGTCCTCAGCTTCAGAAAATGTCCTTCGGCAATGTGACCGTGGATTTTTCGGGCTACACTGCCAGCGATGAGAGCGGCAAAATCGACATTATGCCCAAAGAAATCGACCTGCTTCGTCTGCTGGTGGAGCATAAAGGGCTGGTGCTGACACGCTCGCAGATTCTGGACGACCTATGGGGCGTGGACTGCCCTATAACCGACCGCACAGTGGACACATACATCAAAAATCTGCTGATCTCCCTTGTGTGTTCGCTGCTGTTTTCCAAAGCGGTCACCGACCCCATAAAGAAAATTTCCACTTCCACCGAAAAGATGATGAAGCTGGACAGGGTTGCAAGCTGCCCTGTTTGTTCAAAGGATGAAATCGGCACATTGGCGCAAAATGTCAATGCGCTCTATTCCAATCTGCTCTCTACCATTGAGCATTTGGAGCAGGAAAAGGAAAATGTGCAGGAGATGGAGCGGGCCAAGGTGGACTTCCTGCGGGCCGCGTCCCATGAGCTGAAAACACCGGTGACCGCGCTGAACGCCACTTTGGAAAACATGATTTTGGGCGTTGGCAAATATCAGGACTATGCGATCTATCTCCCGGAGTGCAAGGAGATGGTAGAGCAGCTTTCCGGGATGATACAAGAGATACTGGAAACCTCCAGGCTGAATTTGGCCGGTGAATCACCGGCCAAGGTTGACTTGTCTGAGCTGCTGACGGAGCTTTGCGAACCCTATCGGCTTATAGCGGCGGCGCATCAAGTCACATTTACGCTTGACCTGCCGGAGCAGAGCCCGGCGAAATTGCCTGTTGGCCCGTTCAGCAAGGCGGTGTCCAATATTGTTGCAAACGCGGTGGCCTATACGGAGGCGGGGAAGGACGTTTCCGTTTATATGGATGGTGAGCGGCTAATTATTGAAAACGAATGTGAGCCTATCCCCGATTGCGAAATTCACCGCCTGTTCGAGCCTTTCTACCGCCCGGATTTTTCCAGGAGCAGAGAGGATGGAGGGAATGGGCTGGGGCTTTATATTGTGGATACGCTTTTGAAATCAATGGATATTCCCTATTCGTTTAAGCCTTTGGAGATGCCGGCGGGGATGCGGTTTACCATCTACGGCCTTTTCACTTCCCGTACAAAAAATGAAGATATTTTACAAGCCAGCCCTCCTCTTTGCTGA
- a CDS encoding sigma-70 family RNA polymerase sigma factor yields the protein MDNHYERSELTEASINARAFELPETVEETVMQRDENERLHRAIAMLPAKQRKRLTLYYFSGLTYAQIAEMEGCTIMPVKRSIDAAIENLKKYLS from the coding sequence GTGGACAACCATTATGAGCGCTCAGAGCTGACCGAGGCTTCTATTAACGCCCGGGCGTTTGAACTGCCGGAAACGGTTGAAGAAACTGTCATGCAGCGCGATGAGAACGAAAGGCTACATAGGGCAATCGCCATGCTCCCAGCAAAACAGCGGAAACGCTTGACACTCTACTATTTCAGTGGGTTGACCTACGCACAAATCGCGGAGATGGAGGGGTGTACGATTATGCCCGTCAAGCGCTCGATTGACGCGGCAATCGAAAATCTCAAAAAATATTTGAGTTGA
- a CDS encoding YbaK/EbsC family protein — protein sequence MAIEKVKEYFAEFGMADRVREFEVSSATVELAAQALNCEPCRIAKTLSFMVNSHAILIVTAGDAKIDNPKYKAQFSTKAKMLTPDEAQTLVGHRVGGVCPFAVNEGVTVYLDESLKRFETVFPACGSSNSAIELTIGELEKYSGYVAWVDVCKGWS from the coding sequence ATGGCTATCGAAAAAGTCAAGGAATATTTCGCAGAATTTGGTATGGCAGACCGGGTGCGGGAATTTGAAGTGTCCAGCGCCACCGTTGAATTGGCGGCACAGGCGCTAAACTGTGAGCCTTGTCGAATCGCAAAGACGCTCTCATTTATGGTAAACAGTCACGCCATTCTGATTGTCACAGCAGGGGACGCTAAAATCGACAATCCCAAGTATAAGGCACAATTTAGCACAAAGGCGAAAATGCTCACGCCCGATGAAGCCCAAACGCTGGTGGGCCACAGGGTGGGCGGCGTGTGTCCGTTCGCGGTCAATGAAGGAGTGACAGTCTACCTAGACGAGTCCTTAAAACGGTTTGAGACCGTTTTCCCTGCCTGCGGCAGCAGCAACAGTGCCATTGAGCTGACTATCGGGGAGTTGGAGAAATATTCCGGTTATGTGGCCTGGGTGGACGTTTGTAAGGGCTGGAGCTGA
- the ppdK gene encoding pyruvate, phosphate dikinase codes for MSHKYVYLFTEGNGSMRELLGGKGANLAEMTSLGLPVPQGFTISTEACTQYYEDGRKINDEIQAQIMEYVGKMEEITGKKFGDKENPLLVSVRSGARASMPGMMDTILNLGLNEEVVEYMAKASGNPRWAYDCYRRFIQMYSDVVMEVGKKYFEELIDQMKEKKGVTQDTELDENDLKELAEQFKAEYKEKIGADFPTDPKEQLMGAVKAVFRSWDNPRANVYRRMNEIPYSWGTAVNVQMMAFGNMGDDCGTGVAFTRDPATGEKKLMGEFLTNAQGEDVVAGVRTPMPIAQMAEKFPEAFEQFQKVCKLLEDHYKDMQDMEFTVEHGKLYMLQTRNGKRTATAAIKIACDLIDEGMKTEEEALLMIDPKQLDALLHPQFDAAALKAATPVASALAASPGAACGKIVFTAEDAVEQGQAGEKVVLVRLETSPEDIEGMHFSQGILTVRGGMTSHAAVVARGMGTCCVSGCGAIKMDEANKKFTLNGREYHEGDYISLDGTTGNIYGEALPTVPASTEGGYFGRIMELSDKYRTLQVRTNADTPKDAAQAVAFGAEGIGLCRTEHMFFDPDRIAAIREMICSDTVEQRKAALSKLEPMQQGDFEKLYEALEGKHVNIRFLDPPLHEFVPTEEKDIELLAEAQGKTVEDIKAIIAGLHEFNPMMGHRGCRLAVTYPEIAEMQTEAVIKAAIKVNKAHPDWHIVPEIMIPLVGEIKELKFVKKTVVETADRIIAEEGADLKYKVGTMIEIPRAALTADKIAEEAEFFSFGTNDLTQMTFGFSRDDAGKFLSSYYENKIYENDPFARLDQEGVGQLVKLAAEKGKSVRPDIILGICGEHGGDPTTIEFCHNVGLTYVSCSPFRVPIARLAAAQAAIKQK; via the coding sequence ATGAGCCACAAGTATGTGTACCTGTTTACTGAGGGCAACGGTTCCATGCGCGAGCTGCTGGGCGGCAAGGGCGCGAACCTTGCCGAGATGACCAGTCTCGGTCTGCCCGTGCCCCAGGGCTTCACCATCAGCACCGAGGCCTGCACACAGTATTACGAGGACGGCCGGAAGATCAACGATGAGATCCAGGCGCAGATCATGGAGTATGTTGGAAAGATGGAGGAGATCACCGGCAAGAAGTTCGGCGATAAGGAAAATCCGCTTCTGGTGTCCGTGCGCTCCGGCGCCCGCGCTTCCATGCCCGGCATGATGGATACCATCCTGAACCTGGGCCTTAACGAGGAGGTGGTGGAGTATATGGCCAAGGCCTCGGGAAATCCCCGCTGGGCCTATGACTGCTACCGCCGCTTTATCCAGATGTATTCCGACGTGGTCATGGAGGTGGGCAAGAAGTATTTCGAGGAGCTCATCGACCAGATGAAGGAGAAGAAGGGCGTTACCCAGGACACCGAGCTGGACGAGAACGACCTGAAGGAGCTGGCTGAGCAGTTCAAGGCCGAGTATAAGGAGAAGATCGGCGCAGACTTCCCCACCGACCCCAAGGAGCAGCTCATGGGCGCCGTCAAGGCCGTGTTCCGTTCCTGGGACAACCCCCGCGCCAACGTGTACCGCCGCATGAACGAGATACCCTACAGCTGGGGCACCGCCGTTAACGTGCAGATGATGGCCTTCGGCAACATGGGCGATGACTGCGGCACTGGCGTCGCCTTTACCCGCGACCCCGCCACCGGCGAGAAGAAGCTGATGGGCGAGTTCCTCACAAACGCCCAGGGCGAGGACGTTGTGGCCGGCGTGCGCACTCCCATGCCCATCGCCCAAATGGCCGAGAAGTTCCCCGAGGCCTTCGAGCAGTTCCAGAAGGTCTGCAAGCTTCTTGAGGACCACTATAAGGATATGCAGGACATGGAGTTCACCGTGGAGCACGGCAAGCTCTACATGCTCCAGACCCGCAACGGCAAGCGCACTGCTACAGCCGCCATCAAAATCGCCTGTGACCTTATTGACGAGGGCATGAAGACCGAGGAGGAGGCCCTTTTGATGATCGATCCCAAGCAGCTGGACGCTCTGCTGCATCCCCAGTTCGACGCGGCAGCCCTGAAGGCCGCCACACCCGTAGCCAGCGCTCTGGCCGCCTCTCCCGGAGCCGCCTGCGGCAAGATCGTCTTCACCGCCGAGGACGCCGTTGAGCAGGGACAGGCTGGCGAGAAGGTAGTGCTCGTGCGCCTGGAGACCTCTCCCGAGGACATCGAGGGTATGCACTTCTCCCAGGGCATCCTCACCGTGCGCGGCGGCATGACCAGCCACGCGGCCGTTGTGGCTCGGGGCATGGGCACCTGCTGTGTATCTGGCTGCGGCGCTATAAAGATGGACGAGGCCAACAAGAAGTTTACCCTTAATGGCCGCGAGTACCACGAGGGTGACTATATCTCCCTGGACGGCACCACCGGCAATATCTACGGCGAGGCCCTCCCCACCGTGCCCGCCTCCACCGAGGGCGGCTACTTCGGCCGTATCATGGAGCTCTCTGACAAGTACCGCACCCTCCAGGTGCGTACCAACGCCGACACCCCCAAGGATGCCGCCCAGGCCGTGGCCTTCGGCGCAGAGGGCATCGGCCTTTGCCGCACCGAGCACATGTTCTTTGACCCTGACCGCATCGCGGCCATCCGCGAGATGATCTGCTCCGACACCGTGGAGCAGCGCAAGGCGGCTCTCAGTAAGCTGGAGCCCATGCAGCAGGGCGACTTCGAGAAGCTCTACGAGGCTCTCGAGGGCAAGCACGTGAACATCCGCTTCCTGGATCCTCCGCTGCACGAGTTCGTCCCCACCGAGGAGAAGGACATCGAGCTGCTGGCCGAGGCCCAGGGCAAGACCGTTGAGGATATCAAGGCCATTATCGCCGGCCTGCATGAGTTTAACCCCATGATGGGCCACCGCGGCTGCCGTCTGGCTGTCACCTATCCCGAGATCGCCGAAATGCAGACCGAGGCCGTCATCAAGGCTGCCATCAAGGTGAACAAGGCTCATCCCGACTGGCACATCGTGCCCGAGATCATGATCCCCTTAGTTGGCGAGATCAAGGAGCTGAAGTTCGTGAAGAAGACTGTCGTCGAGACCGCCGACAGGATCATCGCCGAGGAGGGCGCGGACCTGAAGTACAAGGTCGGCACCATGATCGAGATCCCCAGGGCCGCCCTCACTGCGGACAAGATCGCCGAGGAAGCCGAGTTCTTCAGCTTCGGCACCAACGACCTGACCCAGATGACCTTCGGCTTCAGCCGCGACGACGCGGGCAAGTTCCTCTCCAGCTACTACGAGAATAAGATCTACGAGAACGATCCGTTTGCCCGCCTTGACCAGGAGGGCGTAGGCCAGCTGGTCAAGCTTGCCGCCGAGAAGGGCAAGTCCGTGCGTCCCGACATCATCTTAGGCATCTGCGGCGAGCACGGCGGCGACCCGACCACCATCGAGTTCTGCCACAACGTGGGCCTGACCTATGTGTCCTGCTCACCCTTCCGCGTGCCGATCGCAAGGCTGGCCGCGGCCCAGGCGGCTATTAAACAAAAGTAG
- a CDS encoding ABC transporter permease, with translation MSICKRALLYITRKRGKTLLLFALLLIMATLVLTGLSIWKASEATQLDLRQSLGGKFDVFVDWSNSPYVVKEPVKDEVNEETGKTSSSFLMYSTVQFTPENIAAIKGISGVKYCSARQDNLLPFDGLSLFPGTISTDAKYQGYTKVLGVCSTEDEELFTTGTVTLAEGRHISAGDTHVAIISQDLAERNELKIGDYLTAHSYSVEDQGFTGPEIRVQIIGLFTPHAVEQFGETVTTYDKIQNRVFVDLQSSKKLDGGEINYGFSALHVTIDDPQDMARVVAEVKALPGIDWNAFTVEMDNETYENAAAPLATLNELVVTLLVVIIVVSAIILALILTLWTKTRIHEIGVFLSVGIRKSAIIGQYLIEVLLIAVLAFGLSYFTSNAIAGQIGNHLLEQSMQTGPEDDNDVVSVAASVEIGADNLVQKPLPTENGLQVSVGLDNLAQLYLIGFAIIIVAVSASSITVMRLKPREILSKMS, from the coding sequence ATGAGCATATGCAAACGAGCACTTCTGTACATCACGCGAAAACGGGGGAAAACACTTCTCCTGTTCGCCCTCCTGCTGATTATGGCAACCCTTGTCCTGACGGGCCTCTCCATCTGGAAAGCGTCGGAGGCCACGCAACTCGACCTGCGGCAGAGCCTGGGCGGTAAATTTGACGTTTTCGTGGATTGGAGCAACAGCCCCTATGTAGTGAAAGAACCCGTCAAAGATGAAGTGAACGAGGAAACCGGCAAGACATCAAGCAGCTTTCTCATGTACTCCACCGTACAATTTACCCCGGAAAATATCGCGGCCATTAAGGGCATTTCTGGGGTGAAGTATTGCAGCGCAAGGCAGGATAATCTTCTCCCGTTTGACGGGCTTTCCCTGTTCCCCGGAACGATCTCAACCGATGCGAAGTATCAGGGCTACACAAAGGTGTTGGGCGTTTGCAGCACGGAGGACGAGGAACTTTTTACCACCGGCACAGTGACGCTGGCAGAGGGGCGGCATATCTCCGCCGGCGATACTCATGTGGCAATCATCAGCCAGGACTTGGCGGAAAGAAACGAGTTGAAGATCGGGGACTATCTCACCGCCCACAGTTACAGCGTGGAAGATCAGGGCTTTACCGGGCCGGAAATCAGGGTACAGATTATTGGACTGTTTACCCCTCATGCGGTGGAGCAGTTTGGGGAAACTGTCACCACCTACGACAAAATCCAGAACCGTGTATTTGTGGATTTGCAGTCCTCAAAGAAATTGGACGGCGGAGAGATCAACTACGGCTTTTCCGCGCTCCACGTTACCATAGACGACCCGCAGGACATGGCGCGGGTGGTGGCCGAAGTCAAGGCCCTGCCGGGAATTGACTGGAACGCCTTTACCGTGGAGATGGACAATGAAACTTACGAGAACGCCGCCGCTCCGCTGGCTACGCTGAATGAATTGGTCGTGACCCTGCTGGTGGTGATTATCGTTGTCAGCGCCATCATTCTGGCCCTGATATTGACCCTTTGGACAAAGACCCGCATCCATGAGATCGGCGTATTCCTGTCCGTGGGTATCAGGAAATCGGCTATTATCGGGCAGTATTTGATTGAGGTGCTGCTGATTGCCGTCCTCGCCTTTGGCCTGTCCTACTTCACCAGCAACGCCATAGCGGGGCAGATCGGCAACCACCTGTTGGAGCAGAGTATGCAGACCGGGCCGGAGGACGATAACGATGTTGTTTCCGTTGCCGCCTCCGTTGAGATAGGCGCGGATAATCTCGTGCAAAAGCCCTTACCCACTGAAAACGGCCTCCAGGTATCGGTTGGGCTGGATAACCTTGCCCAGCTCTACTTGATCGGATTTGCCATCATCATTGTGGCGGTCAGCGCATCGTCTATCACGGTCATGCGGCTGAAACCCCGTGAAATCTTGTCAAAAATGAGCTGA
- a CDS encoding winged helix-turn-helix domain-containing protein, which translates to MEYIDLRKLKSGELKQIRRQVVRLKKMGKTGKEIEELTGVRQSRASEIWTAYKREGDKALEPKKHGFQKGTHLLLTPEEQAEIRETIVTRRPEEFGIPGSLWTLKKVCAYVWKRYRKKISDGSVSDYMRRWGLTCQRPVKRARKQNPSRI; encoded by the coding sequence ATGGAATACATAGATTTACGAAAACTGAAAAGTGGAGAACTCAAGCAGATACGCCGGCAGGTCGTACGCCTCAAAAAGATGGGGAAAACCGGGAAAGAAATAGAGGAATTAACCGGAGTACGGCAGAGTCGCGCCAGCGAAATATGGACGGCATATAAGCGAGAGGGAGACAAAGCGCTGGAACCGAAGAAACACGGATTCCAGAAGGGGACGCATCTGCTTCTGACACCGGAGGAGCAGGCGGAAATACGGGAAACGATTGTTACCCGCCGCCCAGAGGAATTCGGCATTCCTGGGAGTCTGTGGACGCTGAAGAAAGTGTGTGCATACGTCTGGAAAAGGTATCGGAAAAAGATCTCGGACGGCAGTGTGTCGGATTATATGCGGCGCTGGGGCTTGACGTGCCAGCGTCCGGTCAAGCGTGCCCGGAAACAGAATCCTTCCCGTATCTAA
- a CDS encoding DUF7768 domain-containing protein — protein MFLHTVTEMGTRYSRMAYEAGFSPVCPVLYMPLFLNDSVPEEHKAGIDMRRDLLRRSHVLVVCGGDVDEDVKNDIAVAGRLGIAATTLDGILAVKGLGKDGGGH, from the coding sequence GTGTTCCTCCACACCGTCACAGAGATGGGAACCCGCTACAGCCGCATGGCATACGAGGCGGGCTTCTCCCCCGTCTGCCCCGTCCTCTACATGCCGCTGTTCCTCAACGACAGCGTACCCGAAGAGCACAAGGCCGGGATTGACATGCGCCGGGACCTGCTCCGGCGCTCCCATGTGCTGGTGGTCTGCGGCGGGGACGTGGACGAGGACGTGAAGAACGACATAGCGGTGGCCGGGCGGCTGGGGATCGCCGCCACCACCCTTGACGGAATCCTGGCCGTGAAAGGGCTGGGGAAGGATGGCGGCGGACATTAG
- a CDS encoding type II toxin-antitoxin system PemK/MazF family toxin: MQRTYSRGDMYYANLGKGVGSEQEGYRPVVIIQNNVGNRFSPTVIIAAITSKVGVKPRLPTHYFIDSEDGLEQPSVILMEQLHTIDKHRLGKYIGHLKPPSWKPTGYSKSAISPIRTITRPLPPLSRAKSPGPRKGWEI, translated from the coding sequence ATGCAAAGAACATACTCGCGCGGCGATATGTATTATGCTAATCTCGGCAAGGGTGTTGGCTCAGAACAGGAGGGCTACCGCCCGGTGGTGATTATCCAGAATAATGTGGGCAACCGGTTCAGTCCTACCGTTATTATAGCCGCCATTACCAGCAAGGTCGGTGTAAAGCCGCGGTTGCCTACGCATTATTTTATTGATAGCGAGGACGGTTTGGAACAGCCCTCTGTTATTTTGATGGAGCAGCTTCACACCATCGACAAACATAGGTTGGGCAAGTACATCGGCCACTTAAAGCCGCCGTCCTGGAAGCCTACCGGCTACTCCAAGAGTGCTATCAGTCCGATACGAACAATAACAAGGCCGCTGCCGCCGCTATCCAGGGCAAAATCGCCCGGGCCGAGGAAAGGATGGGAAATCTGA